In Dolichospermum flos-aquae CCAP 1403/13F, the following proteins share a genomic window:
- a CDS encoding Hfq-related RNA-binding protein, whose translation MATNQFDTSLPSTRQVQKCIKEKLMVEFRLMTGDLITGRIFWQDHNCICIFDGNNEQIMVWKQAIAYMKTLGNMVG comes from the coding sequence ATGGCAACTAATCAATTTGATACTTCCCTACCTAGCACTCGTCAAGTCCAGAAGTGTATTAAAGAAAAATTAATGGTCGAATTTAGATTAATGACTGGTGATTTGATTACAGGTCGAATATTTTGGCAAGATCACAATTGTATCTGTATTTTTGACGGCAATAATGAGCAGATTATGGTTTGGAAACAGGCGATCGCCTACATGAAAACTTTAGGTAATATGGTAGGTTAA
- the purD gene encoding phosphoribosylamine--glycine ligase gives MKVLVIGNGGREHALAWKLLQSEKINKLVCVPGNGGTATLPGCENLPLAVDDFAGISEYAINHGISLVVVGPEVPLAQGITDYLQNQGLMVFGPNKAGAQIEASKAWAKALMEEAGVPTAKAAVFTEAASAKAYIQSEGAPIVIKADGLAAGKGVTVAETIAQAEEAIEAIFQGQFGSAGSSVVIEECLVGQEVSVLALTDGLTIRPLLPAQDHKRVGEGDTGENTGGMGAYAPAPIATPQLMARVQTEVLERTITALQSRGIDYRGILYAGLMISPDGDFRVLEFNCRFGDPETQVILPMLETPLEDLILACIEQRLGDMPPIAWKQGAAATVVAAAGGYPGEYAKGKVITGFEAAQTAGATVFHAGTRLNAAQEVVTDGGRVLNVTGLGEDFREALAQAYAGIEHIQFDQMYYRRDIGYRVLG, from the coding sequence GTGAAAGTTTTAGTTATCGGTAATGGGGGACGGGAACACGCTCTAGCGTGGAAATTGCTACAATCTGAAAAAATAAACAAGCTTGTTTGCGTACCAGGTAACGGTGGTACAGCAACTTTGCCAGGTTGTGAAAACTTGCCTTTAGCAGTAGATGATTTTGCTGGTATCAGCGAATATGCGATTAATCATGGGATTTCTTTAGTAGTTGTCGGTCCAGAAGTGCCTTTAGCTCAGGGAATTACTGATTATCTGCAAAATCAAGGCTTAATGGTATTTGGTCCAAATAAAGCAGGGGCGCAAATAGAAGCAAGCAAGGCTTGGGCTAAAGCTTTAATGGAGGAAGCCGGAGTTCCTACTGCGAAAGCTGCGGTATTTACGGAAGCAGCCTCGGCAAAAGCTTACATTCAATCTGAGGGTGCGCCCATTGTTATTAAAGCCGATGGTTTAGCTGCTGGAAAGGGGGTTACAGTTGCCGAAACTATTGCCCAGGCTGAAGAAGCAATTGAGGCAATTTTTCAAGGACAATTTGGATCTGCTGGCAGTTCCGTTGTCATTGAAGAATGTTTAGTAGGGCAGGAAGTATCTGTTTTAGCTCTAACCGATGGTTTAACCATTCGCCCATTGTTACCTGCTCAAGATCATAAGCGCGTCGGCGAAGGTGATACAGGAGAAAATACTGGTGGGATGGGTGCTTATGCTCCTGCACCGATAGCGACACCGCAGTTGATGGCACGGGTACAAACAGAGGTGTTAGAAAGAACGATCACAGCTTTACAGTCCAGAGGCATTGACTACCGAGGCATTTTGTATGCGGGGTTAATGATTTCACCAGATGGGGATTTTCGGGTTTTAGAATTTAACTGTCGTTTTGGTGATCCCGAAACACAAGTAATTTTACCGATGCTAGAAACTCCTTTGGAAGATTTAATCTTGGCTTGTATAGAACAGCGGTTAGGAGATATGCCGCCGATTGCTTGGAAACAAGGGGCTGCGGCTACGGTGGTGGCTGCTGCTGGTGGTTATCCGGGAGAGTATGCTAAGGGTAAGGTAATTACTGGCTTTGAGGCAGCCCAGACAGCAGGGGCGACAGTGTTCCATGCGGGGACAAGATTAAATGCAGCCCAGGAAGTTGTTACAGATGGCGGCAGGGTGTTAAATGTGACGGGTTTGGGTGAGGATTTCCGGGAAGCTTTAGCTCAAGCTTATGCAGGTATCGAACATATTCAGTTTGATCAGATGTATTATCGCCGAGATATTGGTTATCGGGTTTTAGGCTGA
- the hetF gene encoding cell division protein HetF, which translates to MTQEFHISATQVGQNDYLVRTEQVAPGVPVAEELVHWPVAEWLAAAGDLMDDPLQLMLQGNMVARNSVNLVALGQELYNALFQGTLRDSWITAQGIAQNHQQVLRLRLGLKDTRLARLPWEVMHAGDRPLATGPYITFARYQSGIAPGSRLLTHNLPTSPEVRGIRVLMVISSPTDLARLDLLKQEAINLKAELHRQALRVADGNHHLPEIELTVLDGPGREELTQALEQGHYHILHYSGHSNLGSNGGQIYLVSKKTGLTETLSGDDLAGLLVNNNIQMAVFNSCLGAYRARSETESDSAERNLTESLVKRGIRSILAMSERIPDEVALTLTQLFYRNLSQGYAVDLCVSRVRQGLISAYGSQQMYWALPILYLQREFDGCLTPEVMATPRGLSELLNQYQPIKQTNSYNYADMGTNPEIPLAIDDILNPNFGEETTEVDWLGENTWGDLGDEIEYDDPTYNEDLAIVSDLFRQLGNPVAKTEEPSMKTELIAENHHYLSEMQVAQPKQNLDWENVPTQITPTPLNLEKREVNPQLSPSPVPPKGNRFHRTKSPLLVYGLVGASAITVIVGIGWWWHQRQVRKSADVPPIPGQNLTSNQYPRINLANSATGIVTATATAQLSQGHLTAGLDAVNELLNRGALTAAETALNLIPTQDAENPAVNFFRGRLAWQSVQTKNNKYSIDDARRYWARAVEKQPDSLLYNNSLGCAYYAENNLNYANDAWFKSLSLALKPQRNKSSDPMKYPQIAGEPEALTAYAGLALGLYKSANSQPADKRQQYLREAIKLRQMVIQNAPADFTIERLSQNWLWTEQAIADWRALLQENSP; encoded by the coding sequence GTGACCCAGGAATTTCACATTTCCGCAACGCAGGTGGGGCAAAATGACTATCTGGTGCGAACGGAACAAGTTGCACCTGGGGTACCGGTGGCAGAAGAACTGGTGCATTGGCCTGTGGCTGAGTGGTTGGCGGCCGCAGGCGATTTGATGGATGATCCTTTGCAGTTAATGTTGCAGGGGAATATGGTAGCCAGAAACTCTGTTAACTTGGTGGCCTTGGGTCAGGAGTTATATAATGCGCTGTTTCAAGGAACACTCAGGGATAGTTGGATTACTGCCCAAGGTATAGCCCAAAATCACCAACAGGTGCTGCGGCTAAGATTGGGATTGAAGGATACGAGATTGGCGCGGTTACCGTGGGAAGTGATGCACGCAGGCGATCGCCCATTGGCTACGGGTCCTTATATCACCTTTGCCCGTTACCAAAGTGGCATCGCCCCAGGCTCACGGTTACTGACTCATAATCTGCCCACGTCGCCGGAAGTACGGGGGATAAGAGTGCTAATGGTGATTTCTTCACCTACTGATTTAGCGCGGCTAGATTTGCTCAAACAAGAAGCTATTAATCTCAAGGCAGAATTGCACCGCCAAGCATTAAGAGTGGCTGATGGTAATCATCATCTTCCAGAAATTGAGTTGACCGTTCTTGACGGGCCGGGGAGGGAAGAACTCACCCAAGCTTTAGAACAGGGACATTACCATATTCTCCACTATTCTGGTCATAGCAACTTGGGGAGCAATGGTGGGCAAATTTATTTAGTGAGTAAAAAAACTGGCTTAACAGAAACTCTCAGCGGAGATGATTTAGCTGGGCTACTGGTTAATAATAATATTCAAATGGCAGTGTTTAACTCCTGTTTGGGGGCATATCGGGCTAGGTCAGAGACGGAGTCAGACTCAGCAGAACGGAATTTAACTGAAAGCTTGGTAAAACGGGGAATTAGAAGTATTTTGGCGATGTCAGAACGCATACCTGATGAGGTAGCACTGACGCTGACACAATTGTTTTACCGCAATTTGAGTCAGGGCTATGCTGTAGATTTATGTGTAAGTCGGGTTCGTCAAGGCTTAATTTCTGCCTATGGTTCTCAGCAGATGTACTGGGCTTTACCAATTTTGTATCTCCAGCGAGAATTTGATGGCTGTTTGACACCAGAAGTTATGGCTACGCCACGGGGGCTATCGGAGTTACTGAACCAATATCAGCCCATCAAGCAGACAAATAGTTATAATTATGCTGATATGGGAACTAACCCAGAAATTCCTTTAGCTATTGATGATATTCTCAATCCTAATTTTGGAGAGGAGACGACGGAGGTAGACTGGCTAGGGGAGAATACTTGGGGTGATCTGGGCGATGAAATTGAGTATGATGATCCCACTTATAATGAGGATTTGGCAATAGTTTCTGATTTGTTTCGTCAGCTTGGCAATCCGGTTGCTAAAACAGAAGAACCAAGTATGAAGACGGAATTAATCGCGGAGAATCATCATTACTTGTCGGAAATGCAGGTTGCCCAACCGAAACAAAATTTAGATTGGGAAAATGTCCCCACTCAGATTACCCCAACTCCCTTGAATCTTGAGAAGCGTGAGGTAAATCCTCAGTTATCACCGTCACCTGTCCCTCCAAAGGGTAATCGTTTTCACCGAACAAAATCACCATTGTTAGTGTATGGTTTGGTGGGAGCAAGTGCAATTACTGTCATTGTTGGTATTGGTTGGTGGTGGCATCAACGACAAGTGCGCAAGTCTGCTGATGTGCCGCCGATTCCTGGACAAAATCTCACAAGTAATCAGTATCCACGGATTAATTTAGCTAATTCAGCTACGGGAATTGTCACGGCAACGGCGACGGCTCAGTTGAGTCAAGGTCATTTAACGGCTGGGTTAGATGCTGTTAATGAATTACTGAATCGTGGTGCTTTGACGGCTGCGGAAACAGCTTTAAATTTGATTCCTACTCAGGATGCTGAAAATCCAGCTGTGAATTTTTTCCGGGGGCGTTTAGCTTGGCAGTCAGTCCAAACTAAAAATAATAAATATAGTATTGATGATGCTCGTCGTTATTGGGCTAGGGCTGTAGAAAAGCAGCCAGATTCTCTTTTGTATAATAATTCTTTAGGATGTGCCTATTATGCGGAGAATAATCTCAATTATGCTAATGATGCTTGGTTCAAATCTCTGAGTTTGGCATTAAAGCCACAACGGAATAAAAGTTCTGATCCAATGAAATATCCCCAAATAGCTGGAGAACCGGAGGCTTTGACGGCTTATGCTGGATTGGCTTTGGGTTTATATAAATCTGCTAACAGTCAACCCGCTGATAAACGCCAGCAATATTTACGGGAAGCGATTAAACTTAGGCAAATGGTGATTCAAAATGCGCCCGCAGACTTTACCATTGAGAGGTTATCACAAAATTGGCTGTGGACAGAACAGGCGATCGCTGATTGGAGAGCGCTTTTGCAAGAAAATAGTCCATAA
- a CDS encoding P-II family nitrogen regulator: MKKVEAIIRPFKLDEVKIALVNAGIVGMTVSEVRGFGRQKGQTERYRGSEYTVEFLQKLKVEIVVEDAQVDMVVDKIISAARTGEIGDGKIFISSVEQIVRIRTGEKNTEAV, from the coding sequence ATGAAAAAAGTAGAAGCCATTATCCGTCCATTTAAACTAGATGAAGTGAAAATTGCCCTAGTTAATGCGGGTATTGTTGGGATGACAGTTTCTGAAGTTCGGGGTTTTGGACGGCAAAAAGGGCAAACCGAACGCTATCGGGGTTCGGAATACACGGTAGAGTTTCTCCAAAAACTGAAAGTGGAAATCGTTGTTGAAGATGCCCAAGTTGATATGGTTGTAGATAAGATTATCTCCGCAGCCCGGACTGGTGAAATCGGTGATGGTAAAATTTTCATCTCCTCTGTTGAACAAATTGTCCGCATTCGGACAGGAGAAAAAAATACGGAAGCCGTATAA
- a CDS encoding alpha/beta hydrolase: MSVVNHQSPITNHQLPITNYQSPITNHQLPITNHQLPV, from the coding sequence TTGTCAGTTGTCAATCACCAATCACCAATTACCAATCACCAATTACCAATTACCAATTACCAATCACCAATCACCAATCACCAATTACCAATCACCAATCACCAATTACCAGTATAA
- a CDS encoding aldo/keto reductase, whose protein sequence is MQYRRFGKTNLHLSVFSLGTMRYLTDSENVQQTIEKALSLGINHLETARGYGDSEAYLGKAIKAGLSVPRNQIYITTKIPPTPDADTMRRYIDESLNRLNLDYLDCLGIHGLNTWQHLEWVQAKNGCMQAVEEAINDGRVRHIGFSTHGSLDVILAAINTDFFEFVNLHYYYFFQHNAPAIQLTTEKDMGVFIISPTDKGGKLYTPPQTLKELCYPFTPLNLNYRFLLSDNRINTVSIGPAKPEELVISPELFDPPNELTKAEIDIFEKLENQQNDVLLTDKCSQCYDCLPCPENIHIPEVLRLRNLALAYDMKDYGEYRYGMFENAGHWFPGMKANRCTECGDCLPKCPENLDIPTLLKDTHERLQGKAGRRLWG, encoded by the coding sequence ATGCAATATCGTCGTTTTGGTAAAACTAATTTACATCTTTCTGTTTTTTCATTGGGAACAATGCGCTATTTAACTGATAGTGAAAATGTCCAACAGACCATTGAAAAAGCTTTATCTTTAGGAATTAATCATTTAGAAACAGCTAGAGGTTATGGTGATAGTGAAGCATATTTGGGTAAAGCTATAAAAGCTGGTTTATCAGTACCCCGTAATCAAATTTATATTACTACTAAAATTCCCCCAACACCAGATGCTGACACTATGCGTCGGTATATTGATGAATCTTTAAATCGCTTGAATTTAGATTATCTGGATTGTTTAGGAATTCATGGATTAAATACTTGGCAACATTTAGAATGGGTACAAGCTAAAAATGGTTGTATGCAGGCTGTGGAGGAAGCTATTAATGATGGGAGAGTGCGACATATTGGGTTTTCTACTCACGGTTCATTAGATGTAATTTTAGCAGCTATAAATACAGATTTTTTTGAATTTGTTAATCTTCATTATTACTATTTTTTTCAACATAATGCCCCTGCAATTCAGTTGACAACAGAAAAAGATATGGGCGTTTTTATTATTTCTCCTACGGATAAGGGCGGAAAATTATATACTCCACCCCAAACTTTAAAAGAACTCTGTTATCCATTCACACCATTAAATTTAAATTATCGTTTTTTGCTAAGTGATAACCGCATTAATACTGTGAGTATAGGACCAGCAAAACCAGAAGAGTTAGTAATATCTCCAGAACTTTTTGATCCTCCAAATGAATTAACTAAAGCTGAAATTGATATTTTTGAAAAATTAGAAAATCAGCAAAATGATGTTTTACTAACTGATAAATGTAGTCAATGTTATGATTGTTTACCTTGCCCAGAAAATATTCATATTCCCGAAGTTTTAAGATTACGAAATTTAGCCCTAGCTTATGATATGAAAGATTATGGAGAATACCGTTATGGAATGTTTGAAAATGCCGGTCATTGGTTTCCAGGTATGAAAGCTAACCGTTGCACAGAATGTGGTGATTGTTTGCCCAAATGTCCAGAAAATTTAGATA
- a CDS encoding cation:proton antiporter domain-containing protein: protein MQEDFRLIVDLVLVFAVAACGGLLAALLKQPVLLGYIIGGMVVGPSGLRLIKELVQVETLAQFGVAFLLFALGVEFSLTELKKVKAIALGGGTLQIILTILITVLVCGVTGAWGTLPAKGVFLGSILSLSSTAVVLKCLMERNETETPHGQVMLGILVVQDLALGFMLAVLPALHQPGEAIGVAVVMALVKIGLFAAGAVVAGIWLIPPLLRLLASTESKELFLLGVVTICLGIALLTEYLGLSIEMGAFVAGLMISEVEYADETLTIVEPLRDIFASLFFVAIGMLIDPVFLWQNLELILGLVTLVFVGKFLIITPLVKLFRYPLKTALIVGLGLAQIGEFSFVLASEGQALGLVSRRIYLLILGTTAVTLMLTPFVLRLVPFLFDFAESMPWLKPYLVDDQAHDFSEDLPQKNHIVVCGYGRLGKNLVKLLQQYQLPVVVIDQSESRIQQLRDAGIPYVYGNAVSLHVLETAGVSHAQGMAIALPDPASIRLCLKRSLEVCPELDTVVRATQDKNIELLYQLGAKEVVQPEFEASLEMATHLLMGVGLLPEMVQQKMQQIRQDHYLDLRPESSAAEVSKYLQKVTRDLNRRWYDLPADSPFIGMTLEEVNMRYLTGVSLMAIRRANGEEIDYPHNQTILLLGDRLLVVGSAEELTALVEFAEGKINISDEIEK from the coding sequence GTGCAAGAAGATTTTCGCTTAATTGTTGATTTGGTTTTGGTGTTTGCTGTCGCTGCTTGCGGTGGACTCTTAGCTGCACTGTTAAAACAACCTGTTTTGCTGGGATATATCATCGGTGGTATGGTTGTTGGTCCCTCTGGACTAAGGCTGATTAAAGAACTTGTCCAGGTGGAAACCTTGGCTCAGTTTGGAGTCGCGTTTTTGTTGTTTGCTTTGGGTGTGGAGTTCTCTTTAACGGAACTCAAAAAAGTTAAGGCGATCGCTCTCGGTGGTGGTACTTTACAAATTATCCTCACTATTCTCATCACTGTTTTGGTCTGTGGTGTCACTGGTGCTTGGGGAACTCTACCGGCTAAAGGTGTATTTTTGGGTTCGATTTTGTCTTTGTCTTCCACTGCTGTGGTTCTCAAATGTCTCATGGAACGCAATGAAACTGAAACACCTCACGGACAGGTAATGCTGGGGATTTTAGTGGTTCAGGATTTGGCTCTGGGGTTCATGTTAGCTGTATTACCAGCCCTTCATCAACCAGGAGAAGCCATTGGGGTGGCTGTGGTGATGGCATTGGTGAAAATTGGTTTATTTGCAGCGGGTGCAGTTGTGGCTGGGATTTGGTTAATTCCCCCTTTACTCAGATTATTAGCCAGCACTGAAAGCAAGGAGTTATTTTTATTAGGTGTCGTCACTATCTGTTTAGGAATTGCTCTGCTCACAGAATATTTAGGACTATCCATTGAAATGGGGGCATTTGTCGCCGGTTTGATGATTTCTGAGGTGGAATATGCTGATGAAACTTTGACGATTGTTGAACCTTTACGGGATATATTTGCTAGTTTATTTTTTGTTGCCATTGGGATGTTAATTGATCCAGTATTTTTGTGGCAAAATCTGGAGTTAATTCTGGGATTAGTGACTTTAGTTTTTGTGGGTAAGTTTTTAATTATCACCCCTTTAGTCAAGTTATTCCGTTACCCTTTAAAAACAGCTTTAATTGTCGGTTTAGGACTAGCGCAAATTGGGGAATTTTCTTTTGTTTTAGCTAGTGAAGGACAAGCTTTGGGTTTGGTTTCCCGACGCATATATTTACTAATTTTAGGAACTACCGCAGTGACTCTAATGCTGACTCCTTTTGTCTTGCGGTTAGTCCCATTTTTATTCGATTTTGCTGAATCTATGCCTTGGCTGAAACCATATTTGGTAGATGATCAAGCTCATGATTTTTCGGAAGATCTACCACAGAAAAATCATATAGTAGTTTGTGGTTATGGACGGCTTGGTAAAAATTTGGTGAAGCTGTTACAGCAATATCAATTACCTGTAGTAGTTATTGATCAATCAGAAAGTCGAATTCAGCAATTACGGGATGCCGGAATACCTTATGTTTATGGTAATGCGGTGAGTCTTCATGTCTTAGAAACCGCCGGTGTCAGTCATGCTCAAGGTATGGCGATCGCTCTCCCTGATCCTGCCAGTATTCGTTTGTGTTTAAAACGGTCTTTGGAGGTATGTCCAGAATTAGATACAGTTGTCCGTGCTACCCAAGATAAAAATATTGAACTACTTTATCAATTAGGTGCAAAGGAAGTAGTGCAACCAGAATTTGAAGCTAGTTTAGAAATGGCAACTCATCTATTAATGGGGGTGGGTTTATTACCAGAGATGGTACAACAGAAAATGCAACAAATTCGCCAAGATCATTATTTGGATTTACGTCCTGAAAGTTCCGCTGCTGAAGTTTCTAAATATTTACAAAAAGTTACCCGTGATTTAAATCGTCGTTGGTATGATTTACCAGCAGATTCACCTTTTATTGGCATGACTTTAGAAGAGGTGAATATGCGTTATTTAACTGGGGTGAGTTTAATGGCTATTCGTCGCGCTAATGGGGAAGAAATTGATTATCCTCATAATCAAACTATACTTCTTTTAGGCGATCGCTTATTAGTGGTAGGATCAGCCGAAGAACTCACTGCTTTAGTGGAGTTTGCTGAAGGTAAAATTAATATTTCTGACGAAATAGAAAAATGA
- the dapF gene encoding diaminopimelate epimerase, with product MAIEFTKYHGLGNDFILIDNRSSLTPVLTPEKAVQWCDRHFGIGADGVIFALPGQNGTDYTMRIFNSDGSEPEMCGNGIRCLAVFLTELEGISRTKDKYHIHTLAGVISPQLTDEGQVKVDMGEPRLLAGEIPTTLSPTEFQVINQPLELADKTWDVTCVSMGNPHCITFVEDVAAIDLESIGTKFENHPVFPKKTNTEFIEIVNRNYLKMRVWERGAGITLACGTGACASLVAGVLNDLCDRIATIELPGGPLEIEWSELDNRIYMTGPAERVFTGKY from the coding sequence ATGGCAATCGAATTTACTAAGTATCACGGACTCGGTAATGATTTTATCCTCATTGATAACCGTTCCTCATTGACACCAGTATTGACACCAGAGAAAGCGGTACAGTGGTGCGATCGCCATTTTGGTATCGGAGCAGATGGTGTTATTTTCGCACTTCCTGGACAAAATGGCACTGATTACACCATGCGGATTTTTAACTCCGATGGTTCAGAACCAGAAATGTGTGGCAATGGAATTCGCTGTTTAGCGGTATTTCTGACGGAATTAGAAGGCATTTCTCGCACCAAGGATAAATATCATATTCATACCTTAGCAGGTGTGATTTCACCCCAACTCACAGATGAGGGTCAAGTTAAAGTAGACATGGGTGAACCCCGATTATTAGCGGGGGAAATTCCCACAACTTTATCACCTACAGAGTTTCAAGTCATTAATCAACCCTTAGAACTAGCCGACAAAACTTGGGATGTTACCTGTGTCAGTATGGGAAATCCTCACTGTATCACCTTTGTCGAAGATGTTGCGGCTATTGACTTAGAAAGCATTGGAACTAAATTTGAAAATCATCCCGTGTTTCCTAAAAAAACCAATACCGAATTTATTGAAATAGTCAATCGTAACTATTTGAAAATGCGAGTTTGGGAACGAGGCGCTGGAATTACTCTGGCTTGTGGAACAGGTGCTTGTGCGTCCTTGGTAGCGGGAGTATTGAATGATTTATGCGATCGCATTGCTACTATTGAATTACCCGGTGGCCCCCTAGAAATCGAATGGTCAGAACTTGATAACCGGATTTACATGACAGGCCCCGCAGAACGAGTATTTACAGGCAAATATTAA
- a CDS encoding iron-containing alcohol dehydrogenase, whose amino-acid sequence MENFVFYNPVKILFGKGQIANIASEIPANAKILITYGGGSIKANGVYDQVKSALAGRNLFEFGGIEPNPHFETLMKAVALIRKEGIDFLLAVGGGSVADGTKFIAAAVPFVGDPWDILAKAAPVTAALPMGVVLTLPATGSEMNTNSVVTKWETQEKLFFASPFVFPKFSVLDPETTFSLPPRQISNGIVDAFTHVMEQYLTYPVNAPLQDRMAESILKTLICEGPKTLANPTDYDARANLVWSATMALNGLIAAGVPQDWTTHMIGHELTALHGLDHAQTLAVVLPSTLTIRRDRKWQKLLQYADRVWEISGGLEEERVNAAITKTRDFFESVGVRTHLSDYGIGLQTIPAVIKNLEKHGMTALGENKDVNPQVIEQILALCA is encoded by the coding sequence ATGGAAAATTTTGTTTTTTACAACCCAGTTAAAATCTTGTTTGGCAAAGGTCAAATCGCCAACATTGCTTCAGAAATCCCCGCAAATGCGAAAATCCTTATTACCTATGGCGGTGGTAGCATTAAAGCCAATGGCGTTTATGATCAAGTAAAATCCGCATTAGCTGGCAGAAATTTATTTGAGTTCGGTGGAATTGAACCCAACCCCCATTTTGAAACTTTGATGAAAGCGGTCGCATTAATCCGCAAAGAAGGCATTGATTTTCTCTTAGCTGTGGGTGGTGGTTCAGTTGCTGACGGGACTAAATTTATCGCTGCTGCTGTTCCTTTTGTGGGCGACCCTTGGGATATTTTAGCAAAAGCCGCACCCGTAACTGCGGCTTTACCAATGGGGGTGGTTCTGACTTTACCCGCAACTGGTTCGGAAATGAACACAAACTCAGTTGTGACTAAGTGGGAAACTCAAGAAAAGTTATTTTTCGCTAGTCCCTTCGTGTTTCCTAAATTTTCAGTTCTTGACCCAGAAACGACTTTCTCCCTACCTCCTCGGCAAATTAGCAATGGTATTGTTGATGCTTTTACTCATGTAATGGAGCAATATTTAACCTATCCAGTCAATGCACCATTACAAGACCGCATGGCCGAATCAATTCTGAAAACCCTGATTTGCGAAGGACCAAAAACCTTAGCAAATCCCACAGATTATGATGCCAGGGCGAATTTAGTTTGGTCGGCAACAATGGCATTAAATGGGTTAATTGCCGCTGGTGTCCCCCAAGATTGGACAACTCACATGATTGGTCATGAGTTGACAGCGTTGCATGGTTTAGATCATGCTCAAACTTTGGCGGTTGTACTACCTAGCACTTTAACAATTCGCCGCGATCGCAAATGGCAAAAACTTCTACAATATGCAGATAGAGTCTGGGAAATTAGCGGTGGTTTGGAAGAAGAACGGGTAAATGCAGCAATTACTAAAACTCGTGATTTCTTTGAATCAGTTGGTGTTCGGACTCACCTATCTGACTATGGTATTGGATTACAAACTATTCCAGCCGTGATCAAAAATTTAGAAAAGCATGGGATGACAGCTTTGGGGGAAAATAAAGATGTTAATCCGCAAGTTATTGAGCAGATTTTAGCTCTTTGTGCTTAG
- a CDS encoding Uma2 family endonuclease — protein MSQVYEGVRWTITDLELLPDNGNHYEIINGELFVTRAPHWKHQKACNNICTELTLWSRKTGLGEAVTTPGIVFTDADNVIPDVVWISNQRLATLLDNDGHLTGAPELVIEVLSAGGENERRDKEVKLKLYASRGVQEYWIIDWRLQQVEIYQREKATLILVKTLFTNDELTSPLFPNFVCIVGSLFV, from the coding sequence ATGAGTCAGGTATATGAGGGAGTTCGCTGGACAATCACAGACCTAGAATTATTGCCAGATAATGGCAACCATTATGAAATAATCAATGGAGAATTATTTGTGACAAGAGCGCCACATTGGAAGCACCAGAAGGCTTGTAACAACATTTGTACAGAACTCACACTTTGGTCTAGAAAAACTGGTCTAGGGGAAGCTGTAACTACTCCTGGAATTGTTTTTACTGATGCTGATAATGTTATTCCTGATGTGGTGTGGATAAGTAATCAACGTTTAGCAACTTTATTAGATAATGATGGACATTTAACAGGTGCGCCAGAATTAGTAATTGAAGTTCTTTCTGCGGGGGGAGAAAATGAACGTCGAGATAAAGAAGTGAAATTAAAACTTTATGCTTCTAGAGGTGTGCAAGAATATTGGATAATTGATTGGCGGTTACAACAAGTAGAAATTTATCAGCGAGAAAAGGCAACTTTAATTTTAGTAAAAACCTTATTTACTAATGATGAGTTAACATCACCTTTATTTCCTAATTTTGTTTGTATCGTTGGTAGTTTATTTGTTTGA